In a genomic window of Planktothrix tepida PCC 9214:
- a CDS encoding photosystem II high light acclimation radical SAM protein — protein MEDKILYVRLPCNPIFPIGVVYLSDHVHKLFPTVQQRIFDLGAVPPLDYAAALDACVDEFQPTLLVFSWRDIQIYAPVGGRGGNPLQNAFEFYYAKNPLIKLRGALGGLKLASSYYTELWRNLGLIKRGLSRSQKYNPQARVVVGGGAVSVFYEQLGTSLPKGSIVSVGEGESLLEKLLRGEDLAEERCYIVGETTPRDRLIHEQPMNFEKTACNYDYIETIWPEFQYYFQDQDFYIGVQTKRGCPHNCCYCIYTVIEGKQVRINPADEVVAEMQQLYNRGIRNFWFTDAQFIPARRFIDDAVELLQKILDAGMSDIHWAAYIRADNLTPELCQLMAKTGMNYFEIGITSGSQELVRKMRMGYNLRVVLENCQDLKAAGFNDLVSVNYSFNVIDETFDTIRQTISYHRELEAIFGADKVEPAIFFIGLQPHTHLEEYAFKKDMLKPGYNPMSLMPWTARKLLWNPEPLGSFFGEICLEAWNRNPNDFGRTVMDILEERLGRAPLEEALSAPISGEKQLATIR, from the coding sequence ATGGAAGATAAGATCCTTTACGTCCGTCTCCCCTGTAACCCCATTTTCCCAATTGGGGTGGTTTATCTGTCTGATCACGTTCACAAGCTGTTTCCCACCGTTCAACAACGCATTTTTGATTTAGGGGCTGTTCCTCCTTTGGATTATGCTGCTGCATTGGATGCTTGTGTCGATGAGTTTCAACCAACATTATTAGTGTTTTCTTGGCGAGATATTCAAATTTACGCGCCTGTGGGCGGACGGGGTGGAAATCCTCTGCAAAATGCCTTTGAATTTTATTATGCTAAAAACCCTTTAATTAAATTACGGGGAGCGTTGGGCGGCTTAAAGTTAGCGTCGTCCTATTATACCGAACTGTGGCGCAATTTAGGATTAATTAAACGCGGATTATCTCGTTCTCAAAAATATAACCCTCAAGCGCGGGTTGTTGTTGGGGGCGGGGCTGTCAGTGTTTTTTATGAACAGTTGGGAACAAGTTTACCGAAAGGAAGTATTGTTTCTGTTGGGGAAGGGGAAAGTTTATTAGAAAAGTTATTAAGAGGGGAGGATTTAGCCGAGGAACGTTGTTATATTGTGGGAGAAACAACACCGCGAGATCGCTTAATTCATGAACAACCCATGAATTTTGAAAAAACAGCTTGCAATTACGATTATATTGAAACAATTTGGCCGGAATTTCAATATTATTTTCAAGACCAAGACTTTTATATTGGCGTACAAACAAAGCGGGGTTGTCCCCATAACTGTTGTTATTGTATTTACACGGTCATTGAAGGAAAACAAGTTAGAATTAATCCGGCTGATGAAGTTGTAGCGGAAATGCAGCAACTTTATAACCGGGGAATTAGAAATTTTTGGTTTACCGATGCTCAATTTATTCCCGCCCGTCGATTTATTGATGATGCGGTAGAATTATTACAGAAAATTCTTGATGCCGGGATGAGCGATATTCACTGGGCGGCTTATATTCGGGCGGATAATTTAACCCCTGAATTATGTCAATTAATGGCAAAAACGGGGATGAATTATTTTGAAATTGGCATTACTAGCGGTTCCCAGGAATTAGTTAGAAAAATGCGGATGGGATATAACCTACGAGTGGTTTTAGAAAATTGTCAAGATTTAAAAGCAGCCGGGTTTAATGATTTGGTTTCGGTAAATTATTCCTTTAATGTCATTGATGAAACCTTTGATACCATTCGTCAAACTATCTCTTATCATCGGGAATTAGAAGCGATTTTTGGGGCGGATAAAGTGGAACCTGCGATTTTCTTTATTGGGTTACAACCCCACACCCATTTAGAGGAATATGCCTTCAAAAAGGATATGTTAAAACCAGGGTATAATCCCATGAGTTTAATGCCTTGGACAGCCAGAAAATTACTCTGGAACCCAGAACCATTGGGATCATTTTTTGGGGAAATCTGTTTAGAAGCCTGGAACCGCAACCCCAATGATTTTGGACGCACGGTAATGGATATTTTAGAAGAACGTTTAGGACGAGCCCCCTTAGAAGAAGCGTTAAGCGCGCCGATTTCTGGGGAAAAACAGTTGGCTACTATTCGTTAA